A single genomic interval of Rhea pennata isolate bPtePen1 chromosome 5, bPtePen1.pri, whole genome shotgun sequence harbors:
- the KLHL28 gene encoding kelch-like protein 28 isoform X1, producing the protein MMDQSSPTYMLANLTHLHSEQLLQGLNILRQHHELCDIILRVGDVKIHAHKVVLASISPYFKAMFTGNLSEKENSEVEFQCIDEAALQAIVEYAYTGTVFISQDTVESLLPAANLLQIKLVVKECCTFLESQLDPGNCIGISRFAETYGCHDLYLAANKYICQNFEDVCQTEEFFELTHSELDEIVSNDCLNVVTEETVFYALESWIKYDVQERQKYLAQLLHCVRLPLLSVKFLTRLYEANHLIRDDHTCKHLLNEALKYHFMPEHRLSHQTMLMTRPRCAPKVLCAVGGKAGLFACLESVEMYFPQNDSWIGLAPLGIPRYEFGICALDQKIYVVGGIATHVCQGISYRKHENSVECWDPDTNTWTSLERMFESRSTLGVVVLAGELYALGGYDGQSYLRTVEKYIPKVKEWQLVAPMNKTRSCFAAAVLDGMIYAIGGYGPAHMNSMERYDPSKNSWETVASMADKRINFGVGVMLGFIFVVGGHNGVSHLSSIERYDPHQNQWTVCRPMKEPRTGVGAAVIDNYLYVVGGHSGSSYLNTVQKYDPISDTWLDSAGMMYCRCNFGLTAL; encoded by the exons ATG ATGGACCAGTCGTCTCCAACCTACATGCTTGCTAACTTAACCCACTTGCATTCTGAGCAGCTTTTGCAAGGCTTGAACATCCTTCGCCAACATCACGAGCTGTGCGACATTATCTTGAGAGTTGGCGATGTCAAGATTCATGCCCACAAAGTGGTGCTTGCCAGCATCAGTCCGTATTTCAAAGCCATGTTCACTGGGAACCTTTCCGAGAAGGAGAATTCGGAGGTAGAGTTTCAGTGCATTGACGAGGCAGCCCTGCAAGCCATAGTAGAGTATGCCTACACGGGGACTGTGTTTATCTCACAAGACACTGTAGagtctcttcttccagctgcaaATCTTCTCCAAATCAAACTTGTGGTGAAGGAGTGTTGCACGTTTCTTGAAAGCCAGCTTGATCCTGGCAATTGCATTGGGATTTCTCGTTTTGCAGAGACCTATGGCTGCCATGACCTCTACTTGGCTGCTAACAAATACATTTGTCAAAACTTTGAAGATGTTTGTCAGACTGAAGAATTTTTTGAGCTTACACATTCTGAATTGGATGAAATTGTTTCCAATGACTGCTTGAATGTGGTGACAGAAGAGACAGTTTTTTATGCACTAGAGTCTTGGATCAAATATGATGTGCAGGAGCGACAGAAGTACTTAGCACAGCTGCTACATTGTGTTCGATTGCCACTGCTGAGTGTTAAGTTTCTTACAAGGTTATATGAAGCAAACCATCTCATTCGCGATGACCATACTTGCAAGCATCTACTGAACGAAGCCCTAAAATATCACTTTATGCCTGAACACAGACTTTCCCACCAGACCATGCTGATGACAAGACCTCGCTGTGCTCCTAAAGTTCTTTGTGCTGTAGGAGGAAAAGCTGGACTGTTTGCTTGTTTAGAAAG TGTTGAGATGTATTTTCCCCAGAACGACTCCTGGATAGGCCTGGCACCTCTCGGCATTCCACGCTATGAATTTGGAATATGTGCCCTAGACCAGAAAATTTACGTTGTAGGAGGGATTGCAACGCACGTGTGTCAAGGCATCAGTTACCGCAAGCACGAGAATTCAGTGGAGTGTTGGGACCCTGACACGAACACTTGGACGTCCCTGGAAAGAATGTTTGAGAGCCGGAGCACTCTGGGAGTGGTAGTTCTGGCAGGAGAGCTCTACGCCTTAGGTGGCTATGATGGGCAGTCTTATTTACGAACTGTGGAGAAATACATTCCTAAAGTGAAGGAATGGCAGCTAGTGGCCCCCATGAACAAAACCAGAAGTTGTTTTGCTGCAGCTGTCTTGGATGGAATGATATATGCTATCGGTGGTTATGGTCCTGCCCATATGAACAG CATGGAGCGTTATGATCCGAGTAAGAACTCATGGGAGACGGTAGCTTCGATGGCTGATAAACGAATAAACTTTGGTGTTGGTGTCATGCTGGGCTTCATTTTTGTAGTAGGTGGACACAATGGTGTGTCACACTTATCAAGCATTGAGAGATACGATCCTCATCAAAATCAGTGGACTGTGTGCAGACCCATGAAGGAACCCAGGACAG gAGTCGGTGCAGCTGTAATTGATAACTACCTTTATGTAGTTGGAGGTCATTCAGGGTCATCCTATCTGAACACTGTACAGAAATACGATCCTATCTCAGATACCTGGCTGGACTCTGCTGGTATGATGTACTGTCGATGCAATTTTGGCTTGACtgcactttga
- the KLHL28 gene encoding kelch-like protein 28 isoform X2: MDQSSPTYMLANLTHLHSEQLLQGLNILRQHHELCDIILRVGDVKIHAHKVVLASISPYFKAMFTGNLSEKENSEVEFQCIDEAALQAIVEYAYTGTVFISQDTVESLLPAANLLQIKLVVKECCTFLESQLDPGNCIGISRFAETYGCHDLYLAANKYICQNFEDVCQTEEFFELTHSELDEIVSNDCLNVVTEETVFYALESWIKYDVQERQKYLAQLLHCVRLPLLSVKFLTRLYEANHLIRDDHTCKHLLNEALKYHFMPEHRLSHQTMLMTRPRCAPKVLCAVGGKAGLFACLESVEMYFPQNDSWIGLAPLGIPRYEFGICALDQKIYVVGGIATHVCQGISYRKHENSVECWDPDTNTWTSLERMFESRSTLGVVVLAGELYALGGYDGQSYLRTVEKYIPKVKEWQLVAPMNKTRSCFAAAVLDGMIYAIGGYGPAHMNSMERYDPSKNSWETVASMADKRINFGVGVMLGFIFVVGGHNGVSHLSSIERYDPHQNQWTVCRPMKEPRTGVGAAVIDNYLYVVGGHSGSSYLNTVQKYDPISDTWLDSAGMMYCRCNFGLTAL; the protein is encoded by the exons ATGGACCAGTCGTCTCCAACCTACATGCTTGCTAACTTAACCCACTTGCATTCTGAGCAGCTTTTGCAAGGCTTGAACATCCTTCGCCAACATCACGAGCTGTGCGACATTATCTTGAGAGTTGGCGATGTCAAGATTCATGCCCACAAAGTGGTGCTTGCCAGCATCAGTCCGTATTTCAAAGCCATGTTCACTGGGAACCTTTCCGAGAAGGAGAATTCGGAGGTAGAGTTTCAGTGCATTGACGAGGCAGCCCTGCAAGCCATAGTAGAGTATGCCTACACGGGGACTGTGTTTATCTCACAAGACACTGTAGagtctcttcttccagctgcaaATCTTCTCCAAATCAAACTTGTGGTGAAGGAGTGTTGCACGTTTCTTGAAAGCCAGCTTGATCCTGGCAATTGCATTGGGATTTCTCGTTTTGCAGAGACCTATGGCTGCCATGACCTCTACTTGGCTGCTAACAAATACATTTGTCAAAACTTTGAAGATGTTTGTCAGACTGAAGAATTTTTTGAGCTTACACATTCTGAATTGGATGAAATTGTTTCCAATGACTGCTTGAATGTGGTGACAGAAGAGACAGTTTTTTATGCACTAGAGTCTTGGATCAAATATGATGTGCAGGAGCGACAGAAGTACTTAGCACAGCTGCTACATTGTGTTCGATTGCCACTGCTGAGTGTTAAGTTTCTTACAAGGTTATATGAAGCAAACCATCTCATTCGCGATGACCATACTTGCAAGCATCTACTGAACGAAGCCCTAAAATATCACTTTATGCCTGAACACAGACTTTCCCACCAGACCATGCTGATGACAAGACCTCGCTGTGCTCCTAAAGTTCTTTGTGCTGTAGGAGGAAAAGCTGGACTGTTTGCTTGTTTAGAAAG TGTTGAGATGTATTTTCCCCAGAACGACTCCTGGATAGGCCTGGCACCTCTCGGCATTCCACGCTATGAATTTGGAATATGTGCCCTAGACCAGAAAATTTACGTTGTAGGAGGGATTGCAACGCACGTGTGTCAAGGCATCAGTTACCGCAAGCACGAGAATTCAGTGGAGTGTTGGGACCCTGACACGAACACTTGGACGTCCCTGGAAAGAATGTTTGAGAGCCGGAGCACTCTGGGAGTGGTAGTTCTGGCAGGAGAGCTCTACGCCTTAGGTGGCTATGATGGGCAGTCTTATTTACGAACTGTGGAGAAATACATTCCTAAAGTGAAGGAATGGCAGCTAGTGGCCCCCATGAACAAAACCAGAAGTTGTTTTGCTGCAGCTGTCTTGGATGGAATGATATATGCTATCGGTGGTTATGGTCCTGCCCATATGAACAG CATGGAGCGTTATGATCCGAGTAAGAACTCATGGGAGACGGTAGCTTCGATGGCTGATAAACGAATAAACTTTGGTGTTGGTGTCATGCTGGGCTTCATTTTTGTAGTAGGTGGACACAATGGTGTGTCACACTTATCAAGCATTGAGAGATACGATCCTCATCAAAATCAGTGGACTGTGTGCAGACCCATGAAGGAACCCAGGACAG gAGTCGGTGCAGCTGTAATTGATAACTACCTTTATGTAGTTGGAGGTCATTCAGGGTCATCCTATCTGAACACTGTACAGAAATACGATCCTATCTCAGATACCTGGCTGGACTCTGCTGGTATGATGTACTGTCGATGCAATTTTGGCTTGACtgcactttga